In Vigna angularis cultivar LongXiaoDou No.4 chromosome 8, ASM1680809v1, whole genome shotgun sequence, one DNA window encodes the following:
- the LOC108344049 gene encoding peptide deformylase 1B, chloroplastic/mitochondrial isoform X1 — protein sequence MASLTCLHPTHPLLLHLGSALPAISNRCFNYSSSLNRTLSAKSPRTAPPRAMTKHSFSPAEDQVASPGDFEAGDFEFVPPLRIVEYPDPKLRVKNKRIVTFDDNLKKLVHEMFDVMYKTDGIGLSAPQVGVNVQLMVFNPVGERGEGEEIVLVNPRVSKYSKKLTLFNEGCLSFPGINADVKRPESVKIDARDVNGTRFSVNLSDLPARIFQHEFDHLQGILFFDRMSEDVLDSIRGQLQALEKKYEGMTGLPSPEKVENSKKRKAAVGFGK from the exons ATGGCTTCACTCACGTGTCTCCACCCAActcaccctcttcttcttcatctggGTTCAGCTCTTCCCGCCATTTCCAACCGCTGCTTCAACTATTCCTCCTCACTGAACCGGACCCTCTCTGCAAAATCTCCTCGAACAGCTCCTCCACGCGCCATGACCAAGCATAGTTTCTCACCAGCTGAAGACCAAGTTGCTTCTC CTGGTGATTTTGAAGCTGGTGATTTTGAATTTGTGCCACCCCTGAGAATTGTGGAGTATCCAGACCCGAAATTGAGGGTCAAAAATAAGCGCATAGTTACCTTCGATGATAATCTGAAGAAGCTTGTCCACGAAATGTTTGATGTTATGTACAA AACTGATGGTATTGGTCTCTCTGCACCTCAAGTGGGAGTTAATGTTCAACTCATGGTGTTCAACCCAGTTGGTGAGCGTGGTGAAGGAGAGGAGATTGTTCTTGTAAACCCAAGGGTTAGCAAATACTCAAAGAAATTGACCCTATTCAACGAGGGCTGCCTATCTTTCCCTGGAATTAATGCTGATGTAAAG CGACCAGAATCTGTGAAGATTGATGCACGTGATGTTAATGGAACTAGATTTTCAGTCAACTTGTCTGACCTTCCTGCACGAATATTCCAGCATGAATTTGATCATCTACAG GGAATTCTTTTCTTTGACAGAATGAGTGAAGATGTTCTTGATAGTATTCGTGGGCAATTACAG GCCCTAGAAAAAAAGTACGAGGGAATGACTGGACTCCCAAGCCCTGAAAAGGTAGAGAACAGCAAAAAGAGAAAGGCTGCGGTTGGTTTTGGGAAATGA
- the LOC108344049 gene encoding peptide deformylase 1B, chloroplastic/mitochondrial isoform X2 yields the protein MASLTCLHPTHPLLLHLGSALPAISNRCFNYSSSLNRTLSAKSPRTAPPRAMTKHSFSPAEDQVASPGDFEFVPPLRIVEYPDPKLRVKNKRIVTFDDNLKKLVHEMFDVMYKTDGIGLSAPQVGVNVQLMVFNPVGERGEGEEIVLVNPRVSKYSKKLTLFNEGCLSFPGINADVKRPESVKIDARDVNGTRFSVNLSDLPARIFQHEFDHLQGILFFDRMSEDVLDSIRGQLQALEKKYEGMTGLPSPEKVENSKKRKAAVGFGK from the exons ATGGCTTCACTCACGTGTCTCCACCCAActcaccctcttcttcttcatctggGTTCAGCTCTTCCCGCCATTTCCAACCGCTGCTTCAACTATTCCTCCTCACTGAACCGGACCCTCTCTGCAAAATCTCCTCGAACAGCTCCTCCACGCGCCATGACCAAGCATAGTTTCTCACCAGCTGAAGACCAAGTTGCTTCTC CTGGTGATTTTGAATTTGTGCCACCCCTGAGAATTGTGGAGTATCCAGACCCGAAATTGAGGGTCAAAAATAAGCGCATAGTTACCTTCGATGATAATCTGAAGAAGCTTGTCCACGAAATGTTTGATGTTATGTACAA AACTGATGGTATTGGTCTCTCTGCACCTCAAGTGGGAGTTAATGTTCAACTCATGGTGTTCAACCCAGTTGGTGAGCGTGGTGAAGGAGAGGAGATTGTTCTTGTAAACCCAAGGGTTAGCAAATACTCAAAGAAATTGACCCTATTCAACGAGGGCTGCCTATCTTTCCCTGGAATTAATGCTGATGTAAAG CGACCAGAATCTGTGAAGATTGATGCACGTGATGTTAATGGAACTAGATTTTCAGTCAACTTGTCTGACCTTCCTGCACGAATATTCCAGCATGAATTTGATCATCTACAG GGAATTCTTTTCTTTGACAGAATGAGTGAAGATGTTCTTGATAGTATTCGTGGGCAATTACAG GCCCTAGAAAAAAAGTACGAGGGAATGACTGGACTCCCAAGCCCTGAAAAGGTAGAGAACAGCAAAAAGAGAAAGGCTGCGGTTGGTTTTGGGAAATGA